The proteins below come from a single Candidatus Effluviviaceae Genus V sp. genomic window:
- a CDS encoding helix-turn-helix domain-containing protein → MSPTSKNKKSLERGGWKIGSVQELLGLTDEEAAYVELKLALSRALRERRQKNKVTQVQLARKIGSSQSRVAKMEAGDPSVSIDLLVRSLIALGATRKSLARSIQSAK, encoded by the coding sequence ATGAGTCCCACGAGCAAGAACAAGAAGAGCCTCGAGCGCGGCGGCTGGAAGATCGGGTCCGTTCAGGAACTCCTCGGACTCACTGACGAAGAGGCCGCGTACGTCGAGCTCAAGCTCGCTCTCAGCAGAGCGCTCCGCGAGCGACGCCAGAAGAACAAGGTCACTCAGGTCCAGCTGGCCAGGAAGATCGGCTCGAGTCAGTCGCGCGTCGCCAAGATGGAGGCTGGCGATCCGTCTGTCTCGATCGACCTCCTCGTTCGATCCCTCATCGCACTGGGCGCCACCCGCAAGTCTCTCGCCCGGTCCATTCAGTCAGCCAAGTAG
- a CDS encoding type II toxin-antitoxin system RelE/ParE family toxin, with translation MTADRKPVLWVHGELKSPPISSLARVQAGYLIGLLQEGVSLSMPLSRPMSDIGSSCHELRIRDGNTSWRIIYRVDEEAILIVDVFKKKSAATPKRVIDTCKRRLKAYDQK, from the coding sequence ATGACAGCCGACCGGAAACCAGTCCTATGGGTCCATGGGGAGCTCAAGTCCCCTCCAATTTCCTCGCTCGCCAGGGTGCAGGCCGGCTATCTCATCGGGCTCCTCCAAGAGGGCGTCAGTCTGAGCATGCCCCTCTCCCGGCCCATGTCTGACATCGGTTCCAGCTGTCACGAGCTGCGGATCAGAGACGGCAACACGAGCTGGCGCATCATCTACCGAGTTGACGAAGAGGCCATCCTCATAGTCGACGTGTTCAAGAAGAAGTCTGCTGCCACACCCAAGCGTGTCATCGATACGTGCAAGAGACGCCTCAAGGCCTACGACCAGAAGTAG
- a CDS encoding GNAT family N-acetyltransferase, with translation MDICRLTSDETLKQLLELSEDFFAEYEGFHEGFFRVAKLDREAIESYFRGFMGTPDHVVYVAIDGEAPIGYITARIQDQDTHWAVRRVGHISGLMVSRDRRRQGVGRELLHAARRFFGENGVQYFTVYTAVGNRSASEFYRACGLTPLHTNWLGEV, from the coding sequence CTGGATATCTGCAGGCTGACATCCGATGAGACGCTGAAGCAGCTGTTGGAGCTATCCGAGGACTTCTTCGCGGAATATGAGGGATTCCACGAGGGGTTCTTCCGAGTAGCCAAGCTCGACCGTGAGGCCATCGAGTCGTACTTCCGTGGCTTCATGGGGACGCCCGATCATGTCGTCTATGTCGCGATCGACGGCGAAGCGCCCATCGGCTACATAACGGCCCGCATACAGGACCAGGATACGCATTGGGCGGTCCGTCGCGTTGGTCACATTTCGGGGCTGATGGTGTCCCGGGATCGACGCCGTCAGGGAGTCGGCAGGGAGTTGCTCCACGCGGCGCGTCGCTTCTTTGGCGAGAACGGTGTGCAGTACTTCACGGTGTACACAGCCGTGGGCAATCGCAGCGCGAGCGAGTTCTACAGGGCGTGTGGACTCACGCCACTGCACACGAACTGGCTTGGTGAGGTGTAG
- a CDS encoding MBL fold metallo-hydrolase: MLQLADGIYWLEGLRSSNAYLLASDHGLLLVDAGMSGDVPRIVSQIESSGRPITELQAIVLTHAHGDHTGGVAKLLRRSSANVMAHKDEVAYIEGSRSLPTRSLAMRAIRWLDDLISGRGDGIVVTGPLEDRDRLDFIGGLQVIHTPGHTPGSISLYQEQREILFCGDLLFNGDLLSGRGGLRQAPRFFSADPDEATRSLNALSKLDVQILCTGHGEPIVFDSSRRMQRVLEDVRT; this comes from the coding sequence ATGCTACAGCTTGCGGACGGTATCTACTGGCTGGAGGGCCTGCGCAGCAGCAACGCGTATCTCTTGGCTTCTGATCACGGCCTCCTGCTGGTAGATGCCGGCATGTCTGGTGATGTACCTCGAATCGTCAGCCAGATCGAGTCCTCCGGCCGCCCGATCACCGAGCTGCAGGCGATCGTCCTAACGCACGCTCACGGCGATCACACTGGAGGCGTCGCGAAGCTCCTTCGTCGGAGCAGCGCGAATGTGATGGCCCACAAGGACGAGGTGGCGTACATCGAGGGGAGCAGGAGTCTACCCACGAGGTCGCTGGCTATGAGAGCCATCAGATGGTTGGATGATCTCATCTCCGGACGAGGTGACGGAATCGTGGTCACGGGGCCACTCGAGGATCGGGATCGCCTGGACTTCATCGGTGGGCTGCAGGTCATCCATACTCCAGGTCACACTCCCGGTAGTATCTCGCTCTATCAGGAACAGAGGGAAATCCTCTTTTGTGGAGACCTTCTCTTCAACGGTGACCTTCTTTCGGGGCGTGGCGGACTCAGACAAGCACCTCGCTTCTTCAGCGCTGATCCGGACGAGGCGACGCGGTCTCTCAATGCGTTGAGCAAGCTTGACGTTCAGATTCTGTGTACCGGACACGGAGAGCCTATCGTGTTCGATAGCAGCAGGCGCATGCAGCGCGTGCTGGAGGACGTGCGCACCTGA
- a CDS encoding DUF4440 domain-containing protein, whose protein sequence is MQPTCGAFAPEVGCSAPLRLRSRSVTRIVSAPGAETRVIAGAGRCVIRQQVITDMDPARERRVHLRTTVALLAMIVMCAAAWATPEADTTEAELLERIDEANAIINKAAIEDDYETVASFYADDVVVLPNHEPMIVGREAFIENEKAAREAGIEVVAIESTLTDVFSSGDLIHEIGEYKVTLNVPGPPYPITDTGKYLVIWEIQSDGSLKIKLEMWNNDEMPEY, encoded by the coding sequence ATGCAGCCGACATGCGGTGCCTTCGCACCCGAGGTTGGCTGCAGCGCACCGCTGCGACTTCGCTCACGGTCTGTCACTCGCATTGTGTCCGCTCCCGGCGCCGAGACTCGGGTCATCGCCGGCGCAGGGCGATGCGTCATTCGTCAGCAAGTCATCACCGATATGGATCCGGCAAGGGAAAGGAGAGTGCACTTGAGAACAACCGTAGCGCTGCTCGCGATGATCGTGATGTGTGCCGCCGCTTGGGCCACACCGGAGGCAGACACAACAGAAGCCGAACTCCTCGAGAGAATCGACGAAGCCAACGCCATCATCAACAAGGCTGCCATCGAGGACGACTACGAGACGGTAGCATCGTTCTACGCCGATGATGTTGTCGTTCTTCCGAATCACGAGCCGATGATCGTCGGTCGGGAAGCGTTCATCGAGAACGAGAAGGCTGCACGTGAGGCGGGGATCGAGGTTGTGGCCATAGAGTCAACGCTCACGGATGTCTTCAGCTCGGGCGATCTCATACACGAGATCGGGGAGTACAAGGTGACACTCAATGTGCCCGGGCCGCCGTATCCGATCACAGACACAGGGAAGTACCTGGTCATCTGGGAGATCCAGTCCGATGGCTCTCTCAAGATCAAACTTGAGATGTGGAACAACGACGAGATGCCGGAGTACTGA
- a CDS encoding methyltransferase domain-containing protein — protein sequence MGDSRGHSIGELPVELRELLDRNRPEPWSHGGKIPWHEPGFSARMLPEHLSQEHDLASRRSSKIDDQVEWLDREVLPEHARVLDLGCGPGLYSSRLAERGHSCVGIDFSPSSIEYARSDASSRALDCTYILGDLLSTDFGSGFDAVLLLYGEFNTFRRHEAEELLRRIMESLKPGGHVVLEVSTEELVRGLGAGAQSWYVSESGLFADEPHLCLIDCDWDETARASAERFTVFRSSCSAPDTYVCTTRAYTDSEYDDLLKLPGFVSIQRLDPEAETQSDAGQGLLMITAEAPAP from the coding sequence GTGGGCGACTCGCGAGGGCATTCCATCGGGGAGCTGCCAGTGGAACTTCGAGAGCTGCTGGATCGCAACCGGCCGGAACCGTGGTCCCACGGCGGGAAGATCCCGTGGCATGAGCCCGGCTTCAGCGCCCGTATGCTCCCGGAGCACCTCAGCCAGGAACACGATCTGGCCAGTCGGCGCTCATCGAAGATCGATGACCAGGTAGAGTGGCTCGATCGAGAGGTCCTGCCTGAGCACGCGCGTGTTCTGGATCTGGGCTGCGGCCCGGGCCTCTATAGCTCACGACTCGCCGAACGCGGACACAGCTGTGTGGGCATCGACTTCTCGCCGTCGTCGATAGAGTACGCCCGATCGGACGCGAGCAGCAGGGCACTCGACTGCACGTATATCCTCGGGGATCTGCTGTCGACCGACTTCGGCTCGGGGTTCGATGCGGTGCTTCTCCTGTACGGTGAGTTCAACACATTCCGGCGACATGAAGCTGAAGAACTGCTGCGCCGGATCATGGAGTCACTGAAGCCCGGCGGTCACGTGGTGCTCGAGGTCTCAACTGAAGAGCTTGTCCGCGGGCTCGGAGCCGGGGCGCAGTCTTGGTACGTCTCCGAGAGCGGGCTCTTCGCGGACGAGCCTCACCTCTGTCTCATCGACTGCGACTGGGATGAAACGGCGCGGGCGTCTGCAGAGCGGTTCACCGTGTTCCGCAGTAGCTGCAGCGCGCCGGACACCTACGTCTGCACGACGCGAGCGTACACGGACTCCGAGTACGACGATCTGCTGAAGTTACCGGGCTTCGTGTCGATTCAGAGGCTGGACCCTGAAGCTGAGACACAGTCGGACGCAGGGCAAGGCCTGTTGATGATCACGGCAGAGGCTCCAGCGCCCTGA
- a CDS encoding DUF4386 family protein — protein MTNELRGEVSPRLLARSAGVLYLVIIVFGLFGELSVRSGLVVPGDVAATATNIVASGGLFRLGFLTDSVMFLCDVALAVLLYVLLRPVGKTVALVAMCFRLTQTAVIALNLLHYHAAMLALSGRAYTASFGPDQLNALASFFLDLHSHGYDLGLLLFGVHCLLLGYLIYRSGYLPKVLGVLLVAAGFTYLIGSYTRFLVPQYVQTVAPIYAVAIIAEVGICLWLLIRGVNVELWESASRRPHGRVASSPR, from the coding sequence ATGACGAACGAATTGCGCGGTGAGGTCTCACCCCGGCTCCTTGCGAGAAGCGCCGGTGTGCTCTATCTCGTCATCATCGTCTTCGGCCTCTTCGGTGAGCTCTCCGTTCGCTCGGGCCTCGTTGTCCCCGGGGACGTCGCCGCCACGGCGACGAACATCGTCGCTTCCGGCGGGCTCTTCCGCCTGGGCTTTCTGACGGACTCCGTGATGTTCCTGTGCGACGTCGCACTGGCAGTTCTTCTCTACGTCCTTCTGAGGCCCGTCGGCAAGACGGTCGCGCTCGTGGCGATGTGCTTCCGGTTGACCCAGACGGCAGTCATCGCGCTCAACCTCCTTCACTACCACGCCGCGATGCTCGCGCTGAGCGGGCGGGCGTACACCGCCTCGTTCGGTCCGGACCAGCTCAATGCGCTGGCGTCCTTTTTCCTGGACCTGCACAGCCACGGCTACGATCTCGGCCTGTTGCTCTTCGGGGTGCACTGTCTGCTGCTGGGCTACCTCATATACCGCTCGGGATATCTCCCGAAGGTCCTCGGCGTCCTGCTTGTGGCGGCCGGTTTCACGTATCTCATCGGAAGTTACACCCGTTTCCTGGTGCCTCAGTACGTTCAGACCGTTGCACCGATCTACGCAGTTGCTATCATTGCTGAGGTCGGCATCTGTCTGTGGCTGCTCATCCGAGGGGTGAACGTCGAACTCTGGGAGAGCGCGTCTCGCAGGCCGCATGGCCGGGTGGCGTCTTCACCGAGGTAG
- a CDS encoding tryptophan-rich sensory protein, with translation MRNRLLGLGLWVFGSLAAGWVGSQFRPGEWYAALVKPAWTPPNAVFGPVWTILYVLMGVAAWLVWRRAGFSEARGPLWLFIAQLVLNALWSCIFFGAHELLPAFVEIVVLWVAIAVTLVWFWRVVPAAGLLLVPYLAWVTFASALNFQLWRLNG, from the coding sequence ATCAGGAACAGACTCCTCGGACTGGGGCTGTGGGTGTTCGGTTCGCTCGCCGCGGGCTGGGTGGGTTCCCAGTTCAGGCCCGGAGAGTGGTACGCCGCGCTCGTCAAGCCGGCGTGGACACCGCCGAACGCTGTCTTCGGCCCGGTGTGGACGATTCTCTACGTGCTGATGGGCGTGGCGGCCTGGCTCGTCTGGCGCCGTGCGGGCTTCTCGGAAGCCAGGGGGCCCCTGTGGCTCTTCATCGCACAGCTTGTGCTCAACGCGCTCTGGTCCTGCATCTTCTTCGGCGCGCACGAGCTTCTGCCGGCTTTCGTCGAGATCGTCGTGCTGTGGGTTGCGATCGCGGTCACGCTGGTGTGGTTCTGGAGGGTGGTTCCGGCGGCAGGGCTGCTCCTGGTCCCGTATCTCGCCTGGGTCACGTTCGCCTCCGCCCTGAACTTCCAGTTGTGGCGCCTCAACGGGTGA
- a CDS encoding GNAT family N-acetyltransferase produces MGGQRVADAERSFFIKGEHVGLARRVPADDRLVHENWRDPEVQRAYNVRPPWDDLDSFRAFHASPERRPFRFDAAVVDLRDGSCRGVVTLAPPEREPDISISLFRGSRGGGLGAEALGLALEYSFRKLELDHVVAGAYEHNVVSIALLEKLGFRREPGADLTEDDAFGPGSVRQLGFRLDRVDWEERGRGARDRPEEGGVSDAGGSTDSGFANVYEDEQRASAYAELAFPGTYSLAFRDLPELFQRHVTGKRALDFGCGTGRSTRFLEEHGFEVVGVDISPAMLTRARELDPEGDYRLVDEEGEGLEGGAFDLVLSAFTFDNIPTLGERGRTLTGLGRILSGDGCLVCIVSSPEIYVNEWTSFSTSNHPENRKARSGDVVRIVMLDVPDRRPVEDVVCFDEDYRRLFRQAGLDVVEMRRPLATGAEPIEWKSECSVAPWTIYVLKADER; encoded by the coding sequence ATGGGCGGACAACGCGTGGCGGACGCAGAGCGGAGCTTCTTCATCAAGGGTGAGCACGTCGGGCTCGCCCGACGGGTGCCGGCGGACGATCGCCTCGTGCATGAGAACTGGCGTGATCCGGAGGTTCAGCGGGCCTACAACGTGCGTCCGCCGTGGGACGACCTCGATTCCTTCCGTGCCTTCCACGCGTCGCCTGAGCGGAGGCCTTTCCGGTTCGACGCTGCGGTCGTGGACCTTAGGGACGGCTCCTGCCGCGGCGTCGTGACGCTGGCTCCTCCGGAACGGGAACCTGACATCAGCATCAGTCTCTTCCGCGGGTCCCGGGGCGGGGGACTCGGCGCCGAGGCGCTCGGACTCGCGCTCGAGTACTCCTTCCGAAAACTCGAACTCGACCACGTCGTCGCGGGCGCCTACGAGCACAACGTTGTGAGCATCGCGCTTCTCGAGAAGCTCGGGTTCAGGAGAGAGCCCGGCGCAGACCTGACGGAGGACGACGCCTTCGGGCCCGGCAGCGTGCGGCAGTTGGGATTCAGACTGGACCGGGTCGATTGGGAGGAGCGGGGCCGCGGCGCCCGCGATCGGCCAGAAGAGGGCGGCGTCTCGGATGCCGGGGGTTCCACGGACAGCGGCTTCGCGAATGTGTACGAGGACGAGCAGAGAGCCTCGGCGTACGCGGAGCTCGCGTTCCCCGGGACGTACTCCCTTGCGTTCAGGGACCTGCCGGAGCTCTTCCAACGGCACGTCACGGGAAAGCGTGCTCTGGACTTCGGGTGCGGTACCGGCAGGTCGACGCGGTTCCTCGAGGAGCACGGCTTCGAGGTCGTCGGGGTCGACATCTCCCCAGCGATGCTCACCCGGGCCCGCGAGCTGGACCCTGAGGGTGACTACCGGCTGGTCGACGAAGAGGGCGAAGGGCTTGAGGGTGGTGCCTTCGACCTTGTTCTGTCCGCCTTCACATTCGACAACATCCCGACCCTCGGAGAGCGCGGGCGGACCCTGACAGGCCTCGGGAGAATCCTGTCCGGCGACGGCTGTCTGGTCTGCATCGTGTCGTCCCCTGAGATCTACGTCAACGAGTGGACGTCGTTCAGCACGAGCAACCACCCGGAGAACAGGAAGGCGCGAAGCGGCGACGTCGTACGCATCGTCATGCTCGATGTGCCCGACAGGCGTCCGGTCGAGGATGTGGTGTGCTTCGATGAGGACTACCGGCGGCTCTTCCGGCAAGCCGGTCTGGACGTCGTCGAGATGCGGCGGCCCCTCGCCACGGGCGCCGAGCCGATCGAGTGGAAGTCCGAGTGCTCGGTCGCGCCGTGGACCATCTACGTTCTGAAGGCCGACGAGCGCTGA